AAAAGTGCGTCAGTATAAACAACTACGGCCCGCAAGCGGGCCGTGGATGATGCAGCGGATCAGACTTTTCAGCTCAGCGCTGCGAGTACCTTGGCGGTAATCGCTTCTACCGAACCAACGCCTTCGATATGGCTGTACTTCGGCTTGCCATTGGCAGCCGACAGATTCTGGTAGAAAGCCACCAGCGGTTTGGTCTGCGAATGGTAGACAGACAGGCGATGACGCACGGTTTCTTCAGTGTCGTCCTTGCGCTGTACCAGCTCTTCACCGGTGATGTCGTCTTTGCCGGCTACTTTCGGCGGGTTGTAGACGATGTGGTACACGCGGCCGCTGGCCTCGTGGACACGGCGACCGGCGATACGCTGCACGATCTCTTCGTCTTCAACGGCGATTTCAACCACTGCGTCCAGCTCGACGCCGGCAGTCACCAGCGCTTCAGCCTGAGGAATGGTGCGCGGGAAACCGTCGAACAGGAAACCGTTGGCGCAGTCGGACTGAGCGATGCGGTCCTTGACCAGTGCGATGATCAGGTCATCGGAGACCAGGCCGCCGGCATCCATGATGCTCTTGGCTTTGATGCCCAGCTCGGTGCCGGCCTTGACCGCAGCACGCAGCATGTCGCCGGTGGAGATTTGCGGAATGCCGAATTTTTCAGTGATGAACTTTGCCTGAGTACCTTTACCGGCCCCGGGAGCTCCCAGCAGAATGACGCGCATCGATGTGCTCCTCAAATTTTTTATATAGATAACGTCAGATTCGCCTCGTGGGGCCAATCTCAAAAAAGGGTCGTGACCGCCCAAACGGCCAAAGGCTGATCAAGATACACAGCAGGCTGCGCCCACACAAGCCGCCAAAAGTCGGAGAAACCGCCGCCTCTTGTGTCCATTCGGCGCGGTTCCCCTAGTCGCAACCCCATCATTAACTGTCGCCTGGCCGCACTTTTGTAGGCGTCATTCATCGGCCTGCGACCCATGCGGCGCAGGCCTGCCCCCACGGCAAAAACCTTAGCCGGTATTTCGCAAACCGGCGGCAATCCCCGCCACAGACACCAGCAACGCCTGTTCTACCGGGCTACCCTGCGCCACATCCTGTTGCCGGGAACGGGCCAGCAACTCCGCCTGCAATAGATGAAGCGGATCGAGGTAGGTGTTGCGCAAACGAATGAATTCCAAGGTGGCTGGGCTATGTGCCAGTAGCTGCGACTGACCGGTCAGCCCGAGGACGATGGCGCACGCCTGCGACAATAGGTCGCGTAAGTGCGCGCCCAACGGCAGCAGATCCGGCTCGACCAGACGCTCATCGTAGGACCGGGCAATGTCCGCATCAGCCTTGGCGAGGACCATTTCCAGCATGTCGATGCGGGTGCGGAAAAATGGCCACTGCTCGCGCATTTGCCCCAGCAGTTCGCCTTCGCCGCGCTCCAGCGCCTTACTCAGGGCCGCTTCCCAGCCGAGCCAGGCCGGCAACATCAGGCGCGTCTGGGTCCAGCCGAAGATCCACGGAATTGCCCGCAGGCTTTCGATCCCGCCCGCTCGACGCTTGGCCGGACGGCTGCCCAGCGGCAATCGCCCAAGCTCCTGCTCCGGTGTGGACTGGCGGAAATACTCGACGAACTGCGGATTTTCCCGCACGACAGCCCGGTAGGCGCTGACACCGTCTGCCGCCAATTCGTCCATCAGATGGCGCCATTCGGGCGTGGGTGGCGGCGGCGGCAACAGGGTCGCTTCAAGCACTGCAGCCAGGTACAGATTGAGATTTTGTTCGGCGATGTCCGGCAGGCCGAATTTGAAACGAATCATTTCCCCCTGCTCGGTGGTGCGGAAACGTCCCGCCACGGAACCCGGCGGCTGCGACAGAATCGCCGCGTGGGCCGGGCCGCCGCCACGGCCGACGGTGCCCCCGCGGCCGTGGAACAACAGCAGTTCCACTTGTTGCTCGCGGCAGATATCCACCAAGCGCTCCTGCGCCCGGTACTGCGCCCAGGCCGCCGCCGTGGTGCCGGCGTCCTTGGCCGAATCGGAGTAGCCAATCATCACCTCCTGCGGACCTTGCAGGCGCGAGCGATAGCCCGGCAGCAGCAACAGTTTTTCGATCACCGGACCGGCGTTGTCGAGGTCGGCAAGGGTTTCGAACAGCGGCACTACGCGCATCGGCCGCACGACGCCAGACTCTTTGAGCAGCAGTTGCACGGCCAGCACGTCGGAAGCGGCACCGGCCATGGAAATCACATACGAGCCGAGGGATGCACCCGGTGCAGCGGCGATTTCGCGGCACGTTGCCAACACTTCGGCGGTGTCGGCGGACGGTTTGTAGTGAGCGGGCAGCAACGGACGACGGTTGTTCAGTTCGCGGGTCAGGAAGGTGATGCGTTCTTCTTCACTCCAGTCCTCATAGCGACCGAGGCCCAGGTAATCAGTGATTTCGGTCATGGCGGCGCTGTGTCGCGACGAGTCCTGACGCACATCCAGCCTTACCAGGAACAGGCCGAAAGTCACTGCCCGGCGCAGGCAATCGAGCAGCGGACCGTCAGCGATGACGCCCATGCCGCACTCGTGCAGCGAGTGGTAGCACAGCTCCAGCGGATCAAGCAGCTCGCGGTTGTTTTGCAAGACATCGGTGGGTGCTGGCGTGGGCGTGGTCAACGCGGTGTGCGCCCAGTTGCGCGTCGCGCGCAAGCGTTCACGCAATTGCTTGAGCACGGCGCGATAAGGTTCCGCACTGTCGCCAGCCTTGGCCTTGAGTTCGTCACTGGCCTGCTGCATCGACAAATCGGCGGCGAGTTGATCGACGTCGCGCAGGTACAAATCCGCCGCCATCCAGCGCGCCAACAACAGCACTTCGCGGGTGACCGCCGCCGTCACGTTGGGGTTGCCATCACGGTCGCCGCCCATCCACGAGGCAAAGCGAATCGGCGCCGCTTCCAGTGGCAAACGCAGGCCGGTGGCAGCGTGCAAGGCCTGATCGGCCTTGCGCAGGTAATTGGGGATGGCCTGCCACAGTGAGTGCTCGATCACCGCGAAACCCCATTTGGCTTCGTCGACCGGCGTCGGACGGGTGCGGCGGATTTCTTCGGTGTGCCAGGCTTCGGCGATCAGGCGTTGCAACGTCGATTTGATCTGCTCGCGCTCGGCGCTGGTCAGGTCGCGGTGATCCTGGGCTGCCAATTGCGCGGCGATGGCGTCGTATTTCTGGATTAGCGTACGGCGTGCGACTTCGGTTGGGTGCGCGGTCAGCACCAGTTCGATTTCCAGTCGCCCCAATTGCCGGGCCAGGGACTCGGCGCCATGCCCTTCGGCGCGCAGGCGTGCAAGCAATTCCGGCAACACCCGAGCTTCGAACGGCGCTGCCTGCGACTCTTCGCGGCGGTGAATCAACTGGTACTGCTCGGCGATGTTGGCCAGGTTCAGAAACTGGTTGAACGCCCGCGCCACTGGCAGCAACTCGTCTTCGGTCAGCTGGTTCAGGCTGGCGCTCAGTTCGGCGTCCATGGAACCGCGTCGATCTGCCTTGGCGCCCTTGCGGATCTGCTCGATCTTGTCGAGGAAGCCGTCCCCGTACTGTTCACGAATGGTGTTGCCCAACAGCTCACCCAGCAGGTGAACATCCTCGCGCAAGCGTGCATCAATATCGGTCATCAGCAGTTCTCCAGCGAAAAATCCGGGCGGCCAAGAGCTTAAAGAGTGCCGCTCCAGACCACTTCTTACAAGCAAGACGACGAAGGGACTTTAAACCTTGTGCGTTGAAGCTAGTCTGAACAGTAAGCCGTACAACGGCTTTCGCCGGGCCACTGCCGGCCATTTATCCCGCCTGCCACGAGCAGGAGCGCAATGAGGTCATTATGAAAATCCGTGAGCTTGCCCAGCATTGGGAAGAAAACGCCAAGGGTCGACTGACCGAGACTGGCTACACGATTCATCTGGACGTGGAAGCCGCCGCACGCCTGGCGGCCATCACCGAAATGTACCCAAAGCGGCAACCTGAAGAACTGCTCGGTGAACTGATCGGCGCCGCCCTGGAAGAGCTCGAAAAGAGCTTTCCCTACGTGAAGGGCTCGACGGTTGTCGCCACCGACGAAGAAGGCGATCCGCTGTACGAAGACATCGGCCCGACCCCGCGTTTTCTCGCGCTGTCCCGTCGTCATCTGCACGATTTGTCGGCGGGAAATGACAAGCAGAAACACTGATTGAATGGGGGAGCGAGCCTGCTCGCGAAGGTCGTGTCAGTCAAAATCAATGACTGCTGACGGACTTTTTCGCGAGCAGGCTCGCTCGCACATGAGTCTCAAATTCCCTCAGTCATTGCGTGCTTCCGGCCCCCGGAAGTTCGGAAATCCCGCCACACATCGCGAAAGTTCCCGAAATAGAGCCCTGTCTACTTCGTCACAGTTTTTTTCGATAGCAGGCTAATTTCTCTGAACTTTCAAAAAACGCCTCGGGTCAATCCAGTAACCACGCCTGGGACGGCCGTATCAAAACGCCCCCCGAAACGGTAGCTCTCGGCTCCTTGCCCAGGATGGATATTCACGTTGTTCAGGAGTTAGCCCCATGGAGTTGAACACTATGAAAACCCGAACTGGCACATCCACTTCTACCCCGTTGCACGGCCTGAAAGTCGCAGCGCTCGCCATTGGCGCAAGCCTCATGCTTGCCGGCTGTGCAGGCAATCCGCCAACCGAGCAATTCGCTGTCTCCGAGTCGGCCGTCAAGGACGCCGTTAGCGCGGGCGGTACCGAATTCGCCGCGGTGGAAATGAAAGCGGCGCAGGACAAGCTCAAGCAGGCCGAAATCGCCATGCACGACAAGAAGTATGACCAGGCCAGAACCCTGGCCGAGCAAGCCGAATGGGACGCTCGCGTGGCTGAGCGTAAAGCCCAGGCGTTGAAAGCCGAACAGACCGTCAAGGACTCTCAGAAGGGAGTTCAGGAACTGCGTCAGGAAAGCCAGCGCACCGTTCAGTAAACGGACGCGGCACGACGTTTTTCTTCTCGACTAAAAGGACGAAACCATGAATTCCAAACAATTGATGATCCCTGCCCTGCTGGCCGCAAGCGTTGCCCTGGCGGCCTGTTCCACACCGCCCAACGCCAACCTTGAACAGGCCCGCTCCAACTATTCCGGCCTGCAAGCCAACCCGCAGGCGAGCAAAGTCGCGGCGCTGGAAACCAAGGAAGCGAGCGATTTCCTGGACAAGGCCGACAAGGCGTACCTGGACAAGGAAGATCCGGCCAAAGTCGATCAGTTGGCGTATCTGACCAACCAGCGTGTCGAAGTGGCGAAACAGACCATCGCCTTGCGCACCGCTGAAGCCAACCTGAAAAACGCTTCGGCGCAACGCGCCCAGGCCCGTCTGGATGCCCGCGATCAGCAGATCAAACAGTTGCAGGACAGCCTCAACGCCAAGCAAACCGATCGCGGTACGGTGGTGACTTTCGGTGATGTGCTGTTCGCCACCGACAAGGCGGAGCTGAAGTCCAACGGGCTGATGAACATCAACAAACTGGCGCAGTACCTCCAGGAAAACCCCGACCGCAAAGTGATTGTCGAGGGCTATACCGACAGCACCGGGACGGCGTCGCACAATCAGTCGCTGTCGGAACGTCGCGCCAACTCTGTGCGCACCGCGCTGGTGAAGATGGGTGTCGATCCGACGCGCATCGTTGCTCAGGGTTACGGCAAGGAATACCCGGTGGCGGATAACACCAGCACCTCGGGCCGGGCGCAGAACCGTCGGGTGGAAGTGACCATTTCCAACGATAACCAGCCGGTAATTCCGCGTTCGGCAGTGAGTGCGAATACCCAATAATTCGCCGTCACACAAAACCTTGTGGGAGCTAGCCTGCTAGCGATTGCGGTGTATCAGTCAACACTAATGTTGAATGTTCAATCGTATCGCCAGCAGGCTGGCTCCCACATTTGGTTTCAGCTTATTGCTCCAGCTTCTGCGGTGTCTCCTGCCCCATGCAACGCACGGCTTTTTTGCGGTCGTTGATCAACACGCCGGTCAGGCCCTTCTGTTCGGTATCAAACAGTACCAGCACACCATCGATGCACTGGGCCACTTGGGCCGCCGGCTCGAGCGAGACTTTGTAGTCTTCGCCCGGCACAGTCTTGAGCATGGTGAATTCGTTGAGCAGCAACGCATCCTCAGGCTTGGCAAAGTGCAAGTAGCCGTACCACCACAGGGCACCGACAGTGCCCAGGATGCTGCAGATACCGGTGATGATCAGCGGGATGGCGTTACGTTCTTCACTCATTGCGGGCTCTCTGGTGGTTCATTTTCAGAATTCGGCGGCGCTGGATAATTGGGGATCTCACCCAATCGGCGCAGACCGTTGAAATGCTGCGGGTCTTCAAGATAGCGCAGCATGACTTTGCGCCAGACCGGGTCGGCGAACGTCTGCACGTGACCACCACGGGTCAGTTGCAGCACTCGCGGCGGCGGCGCAGCTTGATACAGAAGGATGCCGTTGGAAAGAGGGACGATCGGATCGTCGATGCTGTGGAAGATCAGTTTCGGCACGCCATTGAGCTGCGCCATGGAGTTGATCGCGCTGTCGCTGTCCGGCACAAGCCACGACAGCGGCACCTGGAACGTCCAGAACACCCATGAATTACTCAGCGCATAGCGACCGACGCTGCGATAGCTGGCGGGCACGCCGTCCATCACAAATGCTTTGAGCTGTTTCTGCCGCTCGGGATGTTGCACCAGGTAGTGAACGGCCATTGAACCGCCAAGGCTTTGCCCCAGCAGGATCAGCGGTTTGCCCTTGACCTCGGGTGCCTGGTCGAGCCATTTGAACGCGGCGTCGATGTCCTGATAGATCGCCGGCAAACTCGGCTCGCCTTCGGACAAACCATAACCGCGATAGTCCACCAGCAGCACTTGATAACCCTGTTCCGGCAACCAGTAACTGCCACCCAAGTGCATCGGCAGATTGCCGCCGTTGCCGT
The Pseudomonas sp. MYb327 DNA segment above includes these coding regions:
- the adk gene encoding adenylate kinase; the protein is MRVILLGAPGAGKGTQAKFITEKFGIPQISTGDMLRAAVKAGTELGIKAKSIMDAGGLVSDDLIIALVKDRIAQSDCANGFLFDGFPRTIPQAEALVTAGVELDAVVEIAVEDEEIVQRIAGRRVHEASGRVYHIVYNPPKVAGKDDITGEELVQRKDDTEETVRHRLSVYHSQTKPLVAFYQNLSAANGKPKYSHIEGVGSVEAITAKVLAALS
- the ppc gene encoding phosphoenolpyruvate carboxylase codes for the protein MTDIDARLREDVHLLGELLGNTIREQYGDGFLDKIEQIRKGAKADRRGSMDAELSASLNQLTEDELLPVARAFNQFLNLANIAEQYQLIHRREESQAAPFEARVLPELLARLRAEGHGAESLARQLGRLEIELVLTAHPTEVARRTLIQKYDAIAAQLAAQDHRDLTSAEREQIKSTLQRLIAEAWHTEEIRRTRPTPVDEAKWGFAVIEHSLWQAIPNYLRKADQALHAATGLRLPLEAAPIRFASWMGGDRDGNPNVTAAVTREVLLLARWMAADLYLRDVDQLAADLSMQQASDELKAKAGDSAEPYRAVLKQLRERLRATRNWAHTALTTPTPAPTDVLQNNRELLDPLELCYHSLHECGMGVIADGPLLDCLRRAVTFGLFLVRLDVRQDSSRHSAAMTEITDYLGLGRYEDWSEEERITFLTRELNNRRPLLPAHYKPSADTAEVLATCREIAAAPGASLGSYVISMAGAASDVLAVQLLLKESGVVRPMRVVPLFETLADLDNAGPVIEKLLLLPGYRSRLQGPQEVMIGYSDSAKDAGTTAAAWAQYRAQERLVDICREQQVELLLFHGRGGTVGRGGGPAHAAILSQPPGSVAGRFRTTEQGEMIRFKFGLPDIAEQNLNLYLAAVLEATLLPPPPPTPEWRHLMDELAADGVSAYRAVVRENPQFVEYFRQSTPEQELGRLPLGSRPAKRRAGGIESLRAIPWIFGWTQTRLMLPAWLGWEAALSKALERGEGELLGQMREQWPFFRTRIDMLEMVLAKADADIARSYDERLVEPDLLPLGAHLRDLLSQACAIVLGLTGQSQLLAHSPATLEFIRLRNTYLDPLHLLQAELLARSRQQDVAQGSPVEQALLVSVAGIAAGLRNTG
- a CDS encoding pilin assembly protein encodes the protein MKIRELAQHWEENAKGRLTETGYTIHLDVEAAARLAAITEMYPKRQPEELLGELIGAALEELEKSFPYVKGSTVVATDEEGDPLYEDIGPTPRFLALSRRHLHDLSAGNDKQKH
- a CDS encoding DUF4398 domain-containing protein, which codes for MELNTMKTRTGTSTSTPLHGLKVAALAIGASLMLAGCAGNPPTEQFAVSESAVKDAVSAGGTEFAAVEMKAAQDKLKQAEIAMHDKKYDQARTLAEQAEWDARVAERKAQALKAEQTVKDSQKGVQELRQESQRTVQ
- a CDS encoding OmpA family protein, with the translated sequence MNSKQLMIPALLAASVALAACSTPPNANLEQARSNYSGLQANPQASKVAALETKEASDFLDKADKAYLDKEDPAKVDQLAYLTNQRVEVAKQTIALRTAEANLKNASAQRAQARLDARDQQIKQLQDSLNAKQTDRGTVVTFGDVLFATDKAELKSNGLMNINKLAQYLQENPDRKVIVEGYTDSTGTASHNQSLSERRANSVRTALVKMGVDPTRIVAQGYGKEYPVADNTSTSGRAQNRRVEVTISNDNQPVIPRSAVSANTQ
- a CDS encoding alpha/beta hydrolase; the encoded protein is MRILGIFCLLLALSGCSSLLFYPEPGQLFTPEKAKLEYREVTLVTADGLKLNAWWLPAKKGVEVKGTVLHLHGNGGNLPMHLGGSYWLPEQGYQVLLVDYRGYGLSEGEPSLPAIYQDIDAAFKWLDQAPEVKGKPLILLGQSLGGSMAVHYLVQHPERQKQLKAFVMDGVPASYRSVGRYALSNSWVFWTFQVPLSWLVPDSDSAINSMAQLNGVPKLIFHSIDDPIVPLSNGILLYQAAPPPRVLQLTRGGHVQTFADPVWRKVMLRYLEDPQHFNGLRRLGEIPNYPAPPNSENEPPESPQ